Below is a genomic region from Phragmites australis chromosome 20, lpPhrAust1.1, whole genome shotgun sequence.
CTCTCCGCGCTCCGAGTGCAGCAGTTCGCCGACGTCCACGCGCGCGAGGCGCGGTCCATGGCGCGGCACCTCTACCGCACGGCCCGCGGAGCCCCAGGGGGCCGCGCGCGGGTGGAGCTCAAGTCGCGGCTGTTCGAGCTCCTCATGAACGCCATGATGGGCATGATGTGCGCGAGGACATACTACATCGCCGCGTAAGATCCATCGATATGCATACATTTACTTCGTCTCGATCACCCGATGCATCATGCATTTGTATGCTGTGTCGTGCTAGCGATGGGGAGGAGGAGACAACGGAGGTGAGCGAGGAGGCCCGGTGGTTCAGGGCGATGGTGGAGGAGACGATGGCGCTGAGCGGCGCGTCGACGGTGTGGGACTTCTTGCCAGCGCCGGTGCGGTGGCTGGACATGGGTGGGGTGGGGCGGCGGCTGTGGCAGCTGCGGGAGAGCCGGACGAGGTTCTTGCAGGGCCTGATCGAGGATCAGAggaaggagatggagaagggcgCGCCGGAGAGGAGGACCATGATAGGGATGCTGCTGGCGCTGCAGAAAAAGGATCCCGAGGCCTGCCCGGACCAGCTCATCCGCTCTTTGTGCATCGTGAGTATAGTCACCttctaaaagaaaacattttTTGTGAGGAATCTTCTATAGAAAATTCAAGTCTTAGCTTGTTTGATTATCCACATGGAACTGCTTATGTCTAACGCACATGGTTATCTGTCACTTAAAATCATAAGATTTATGGTTTATGGATCTAAACCCATTTTCCAATATCTCCCAAATCCCTCACCCTAGCTCTCTACCTATGCGAACGCTGCTGCAGGGCTGCCATTTTGGGCTTGTTCGCTTTCCCTACTCTTGCATTTCCTAGTCACTCTCCCATGCTGCAACGCCAACTTTTTCCCAATCTCCGGTGGCTTTGCCCCCAGCAACCTCATTCATTGTTACTTCACTTTTGTCAAGCTTCTGCTTGCTTACCGTACTCATGGTCAACCTCTGGTCTCTGATCGTGACGGACGCAACAAGTCATGGGGAGAGACTGATCTTCTCCCCCTCCTTCCTCACCTTATAtccctcttcttctcatcctcaAAAATGGAGGGGGGAGGGGACTATAGGGGAGTGATAGTCAGGGGGCTTAAGCTCCTCCCCTTAAAGATCCGTCGCTGGTCCCAAAGCTAACAGTACCACCATCACCGTCACCATTGTTGATTTACCACAAGCCAAGCAAATATAAGGTCACTCTTGGTGAACCCCAACACTAGGCATGAATCACGCTTGGTATCAAAGTCAAATTTGGATGACTCTTTTAGATTTCCTTTGGTTACTGTTATCAAAACCCAATTATCTATTAGTAGGCTACGAGTGGAGTACACATGTAGACACCCATCCACTTCATTATAACCATGCCCCTCCCACACACCCACACACCCACATTAAAAATATGCTACATACATGTGTGTTGTAATGAAGTCGCCTAATACCACTatgttataataaaatttattattaAGTCTCTCCCTAGCATTTTGAAAGGGAGGGATTGAAATATTGACAAAAACCTCAAAATTAGTTTTGTCGGCGAGCATGAAATATATGTGAATGGATCTTAACCTAGGatataaaaatttagatttaagaAACGCAATGCTCACAACCATGTCAATATCAGAAATACAAATATGTCCTTATGGCAAGCATTAGACTTTGCAGTGTGGGAGTGCCAGCACAAATGTTGCAACTACTAGCTAATTGTTGCTTTCCTTTTCGGACAACagaaattcaaaaattatattaaaaatctTTGTGGTGAAATTTTTGAAGACTTCTAGTTTTTCGAAgtcaacaaatttttttgggtgTTTTTATTCACCTGTCTTTGAAATTTTACGAAATTATGTTTACCTTAAATGTAATCGTGGGGAGAGAATTCCCCTTTTCTTTGATCTTTGCAGCCTTACACCTTGTGTGTTTCTTgaagttttttaaaatatctatgaGCCTTCCTTCGATGaatggaaaaagagagagacacATTCAAGCTTTCTTTCTATGTTTTATTTAGAGCTCCCTTGAAGCTGGAACAACTACTTCAGCTGATACAATTGAGTGGGCGATGTCCCTCTTGCTAAACAACCCTAATTTGATGACGAGAGCTCGGGATGAGATTGATGCATGCATAGGGCAACCAGCACGCCTAATAGAAGCGACCGATCTCCCAAAGCTGCAATACCTTCGGTGCATCATCATGGAGACATTTCGTCTATATCCGCCAGCACCTCTTCTTGTTCCTCATGAATCCTCTACTGACTGCACTGTCAATGGGTTTCATATTCCCAAGGAGACGATTCTTCTTGTAAATACATTTGTGATTCACAGGGATCCTGAGCTATGGGATAATCCAACAAAATTCATTCCAGAAAGGTACTCTGCATGGAACTATTCTCTACTACCTATAGTTTGTCAAAACACTTATTTTGGTAGCAATGATCTTACTCTGCACATTATTTTCATAGATTTGAGGATGACAAGAGCGAAGGTAAGATGTTCA
It encodes:
- the LOC133902099 gene encoding cytochrome P450 81Q32-like, coding for MDTLISIVAITLLVLLPLLTLAQAVGRGTRRNPPPPPGPIALPVVGHLHLFKKPLHRTLASLAARHGAVFRLRFGSRRVVVVSSAPAAEECLGARDVAFANRPRLPSGRILSYDWTTMGTANYGPYWRHVRRIAVTEILSALRVQQFADVHAREARSMARHLYRTARGAPGGRARVELKSRLFELLMNAMMGMMCARTYYIAADGEEETTEVSEEARWFRAMVEETMALSGASTVWDFLPAPVRWLDMGGVGRRLWQLRESRTRFLQGLIEDQRKEMEKGAPERRTMIGMLLALQKKDPEACPDQLIRSLCISSLEAGTTTSADTIEWAMSLLLNNPNLMTRARDEIDACIGQPARLIEATDLPKLQYLRCIIMETFRLYPPAPLLVPHESSTDCTVNGFHIPKETILLVNTFVIHRDPELWDNPTKFIPERFEDDKSEGKMFIPFGMGRRRCPAENLGMQMVGLALGTMIQCFDWERVEEKLVDMTEGSGLTMPKEVPLDAFYQPRTSAINLLSEI